The nucleotide window TCAGCGGGTCGGGATCGGGACCTCGCCGCGATAGTCGTAGAAGCCGCGGTGGGTCTTGCGGCCGAGCCAGCCAGCCTCGACATATTTGACCAGCAGCGGGCAGGGGCGGTATTTGCTGTCTGCCAGCCCGTCATAGAGTACCTGCATGATGGAAAGGCAGGTGTCGAGCCCGATGAAATCGGCCAGTTCCAGCGGTCCCATCGGATGGTTGGCACCAAGGCGCATCGCGGTGTCGATGGCATCCACTGTGCCGACCCCTTCATAAAGGGTGTAGATGGCTTCGTTGATCATTGGCAGCAGAATGCGGTTGACCATGAAGGCCGGGAAGTCTTCGGAGACGGCAACCGTCTTGCCAAGACTTTCGACGAACCGCTCCGATTCACGAAAGGTCTTCTCGTCCGTTGCAATGCCTCTTACCAGCTCGATCAGCTTCATGACCGGTACCGGCCGCATGAAATGCATGCCGATGAATTGTTCGGCCCTGTCGGTGGCGGCGGCCAGACGGGTGATCGAATAGGAGGAGCTGTTGGAGGCGATCAGCGCTTCAGGCTTCAGGAACGGCGTGACGGCGGAGAGAACCTTGCGCTTGGTCTCCTCATGTTCCGTGACGGCCTCGATGACCAGATCGACATCGGACATGGTCTGCAGGTCAAGGGTTGGTGTAATTTTCGACAGGGCGGACTGCTTCTGCCCCTCGGAAATCCGCCCTTTGGCGATCTGGCGGTCCAGATTGCCTGCAATCTCAGCGATGGCCAGATCCAGTCTTTCCTGATTGATATCGTTCAGAAGCACATCATAACCGGACAGGCCGCAGACATGGGCGATACCACTGCCCATCTGTCCTGCCCCAATAATCCCGACCTTCTTGATTTCAGACATTTCCCTGTTCACCGACTGCTTTGGTATGGTCCCTGCTCAAAGGCCTTGTGGCGGATTGCTTCACCACAGAGCAGCCTTTTCGTGCTTGAGGAAGTTTGGCAGATTGTTGAATGCTTCGCAAATGCAAATAAACGGGAAGAATGGGCGCGAGGAGATCAGACCACACCTCTATTGGCAAAGTTCGATCAAAGTCTGAGGCGAGGGCCTGCCGGATGGGGATAAATGCACATCCGGCGTCGGTGGCAGAGATGGTGCGGGCCGTTGCAAAGAAAATCCCGCACCGGGTGGCGCGGGATTGATGGGTTCAGGCAAGCCGAAGGCTGCCGTCTAAAAGCGGACGGGCGGCTCAGAGCGCCTTTTCCAGTTCGGGCAGGATGTCGAACAGATCGCCGACGATGCCATAGTCGGCAACTTGGAAGATCGGGGCTTCCTCATCCTTGTTGATGGCGACGATGACCTTGGAGTCCTTCATGCCGGCCAGATGCTGAATGGCACCGGAAATGCCAGCCGCGATATAGAGTTCCGGGGCGACGACCTTGCCGGTCTGGCCGACCTGGAGGTCGTTCGGGGCATAGCCAGCATCAACGGCTGCGCGGGAGGCACCG belongs to uncultured Cohaesibacter sp. and includes:
- a CDS encoding 3-hydroxybutyryl-CoA dehydrogenase — encoded protein: MSEIKKVGIIGAGQMGSGIAHVCGLSGYDVLLNDINQERLDLAIAEIAGNLDRQIAKGRISEGQKQSALSKITPTLDLQTMSDVDLVIEAVTEHEETKRKVLSAVTPFLKPEALIASNSSSYSITRLAAATDRAEQFIGMHFMRPVPVMKLIELVRGIATDEKTFRESERFVESLGKTVAVSEDFPAFMVNRILLPMINEAIYTLYEGVGTVDAIDTAMRLGANHPMGPLELADFIGLDTCLSIMQVLYDGLADSKYRPCPLLVKYVEAGWLGRKTHRGFYDYRGEVPIPTR